The DNA window GTACGGGCAGGCCACCTCGCGCACGACCGGTTCGTCCAGTGGGCGCCGCACTTCGATCGGGTACAGCCGCCAGACCACGACGACGTACCTGCCGGGATAGGCACTCCCGCGGGAGAGGGCTTCGTCCAGATGCGCCAGGTGGATGCGGGGAAGATCGCCGACCGGACCGCGCCGGTGCCGGAACGATCGCACGAACTCGGTCGAGCGCAGCCAAGGCGCCAGCGCCGCCGCGCCGAGGAGAACCCCGCCGGTGAGCAAGAGACCGTTCAGCATCCGGCCACGGTAGGCACTTTGTCCGGGAGCGGTCCCGGTTCAGGGGACGACCTCGACCACGTCGCCCTTGCCGAGGCCGTCGAAGAACGCCGCCGAGTCCACAGAGGACAAGTGCACGCAGCCGTGCGAGGGTGTGTCGAGGCTGCCTTCGTGGAACGCGATACCGCCCGCGGCGAAGAACACCGAGTTGGGCATCGGCGTCCCGAACTCGTTGCTCGTCTGGTGGCGGTTCTTCCAGGCGACGCGGAACACGCCGACCGGTGTCGGCTCGGCTACCGAACCGGGTTTGATCGGCACCGGGCCGCGCGCCACCTTCCCGTCGCGCACGAGCCACGCCTTGAGCTGCGACAGGCTCACGCACGCGGCCGCCGTCCGCCCGCACGGTGGCGGGGCGGGCCGGGAGGTGGTGACCGGCGCCGCGCTGGTGGTGATCGGCGCCGCGCTGGTGGTGATCGGCGCCGCGACGGGCGCAGGAGCCACCTTCGGCGGCATGCGGACCTCGGGAGGTGCCGCCGCGCAGGACGTCGTGAACGCCAGTGCCGCCATCGCGCCGGATACCGCCTTCTTCATGAACACCCCTGTCCTCACCTGTGTGGGGATGAAGACGGGGGAGGCCGGGTGAAAAGTTGACCGGTTTCCTTGTCAACCTTTCCCGGCATCGGCTCGTATGGGTCTGTGGGGAAAGGGCGGAGATGACCAGGGGTGATGACAAGTTCGCGGAGTTCGTGCATTCGGCCTCGCCGAAGCTGCTGCACGCCGCGTACCTGCTGACCGGTGATCGGCACCGCGCCGAGGACGCTGTGCAGACAGCGTTGACGCGCACGTATGCGGCGTGGGCGAGGGTGCGTCACTCCGACGCCTACGCCTACACGCGGAAGGTGCTCGCGAACCACGTGATCGACCAGTGGCGCCGCCCGCTGAGGGAGTACGTCACCGAGGAGCCGCCCGATCTCCCCGCGAACGGCGACGTGTCACGGGAGGTGACGCAGAACGTGTGGCTGATGGAGATGCTCTCCGGGCTCACCGGCCGCGAGCGCGCGGTCGTCGTGCTGCGGCACTACTTCGACCTGCCCGAGGCGGAGGTCGCCCGCGAGCTGAAGGTCACCCTCGGCACCGTCAAGCGCACGAACCATCGCGCGCTGGCGAAGCTCCGCGTGCTCGTCACGCCGGAACCGGTTTCCCGCAAGAACGTTGGAGAGCTGTCATGACCGACCTCGAAGAGCTGAAGTCGGCGATGGCCGAAACCGAACCCGAAGACGGGTTCCGGCCACCGGACCTGGCGAAGATCATGGCCGACGGCCGCCGGATCCGGCGACGGCGGCGGATCGCCGTCGGCACCGGCGCGGTCGCGCTGACCGCCGCGGCGCTGGTCGGCATCAGCACCGTCACGCTGCTCCGGGAGCCCGTCGACAACGGCGGCCCGGCGCTCTCGGTCGCCAAGCAGCCGGACGCCCCGGTCTACGAAGAGGCGAAGACCTTCTGGACCGACGCCGCCACCCCGGACGGCTGGCCGATCGCGATGTCGTTCGTGCACGAGGTTCGTCCGGGGGCGGGCGACCGCGGGTTCCCCGCCGGATACTTCATCTCGGTGGGCAGGAAGGTCATGCGCGGACCGCTGACGCGGGACCACATGGTGCCGATCGACCTGACGCCCGGATTCCACCGGATCGAGACGAACGGGCTCTCCTGCGGCTACTTCGTGGGCAGCATGAGGAAAAAGCCTGGTGTGCGGTCGATCCAGGCGACCGCGGACGGCAAGTACCAGGACGCGAAGACCGAGCAGTGGGAGGCCGTGCCGACCATCGTGCTCTTCTGGTTCTCGCCCGGCATCGGTCCCGCGCAGGTCCCGAACCACCGGCTCGAAGCCTACGACTCCGCCGGTGATCTCACCGTGGGCTGACTTCCGCGCAGGCCGCCGCGACGGCATCCGATGCCGCCGCGGTGGCCACTACGACATCACGGCAGCGCGCTGCGCCTCAGCCTTCCCACTTGGGTGCCCAGGTCGGGATCTTCGTCGAGTCGGCGAGGTTCCCCCTCACGCTGGGGTAGAACACCGGCAAGGTGAACTGGCCGCTGAGCGCGGAGGTCTGGCCCGGCGGGATCGACACCGCGGAGTTCTCCACCGGCAGCCCCTGGCCCGAGGCGTCGGCGTACACGTTGTCCCCGGGCTGCCCGTTCGAAATCGCCAGCGCGTAAGTTCCGTCGGTCGCGCTGCGCAGCACGGAGATCGTCCGCCCGGCGAAGGTCGTCGAATCCATCTGGCCCTTCGGCGAAAAGACGTTCGAAGGGTGCGTCGTCGCACCAGCCAGAGGGCTGGTGAGGGCCAGCACGGCCGCACTGACGCCGACGATCACGCTCGCTCGCTTACCATTCATTGTTTGACACCATCAATCTTGTCGAGTGCATCGCACTGCTGCCGAACCCGCTTACCGACGCTTTTATTGCGATTTCGCAGTCCGCGCGGTCCGAAAAACCACGGGAGTGTGGTCGCGGTTTCGGAGAGCAAGGGCAGTTCTGCCCGAATGAGCCGATTGACGATCGGTCACCGCAGACCAGTGGTCTGCCATCCCCAGTCGCTGGACGAGCGTGTAAGCCCAGTGTCGTGTAATCCCTGGGGTTTGTAACCCCAGGGTGCTGCCGGGTCGACTCCCAGCGCTGGCTCAACCGCTCATCGAAGCAGAATTTCGCTCAGGCGCACATCTTTCGCCTGGGCGACGGTGTTGTCTCGGTCGTTCGATCCCCCAATGCTTATTGTGTAAGACTCACACAGTATAAGCGTAGTTGGTTAGCCGCGGCAAGGCGTTGCCCGTTTCGCGCGGTACGCCCGGACGGTGAACGAATGTCGAATGGCGCCTGTTTTCGCTGCCCCGCGGCGAAATAAGACCTCGTTTTTCCGCTGGCTCCCGCCGGGCCGGGGGCCAGGCGGGGCGAAGGGGACGAGGGAACGACCCTTCACCCCGCCTGACGTCTGGTCACGCCGACGCGCGCTCTCGGATGATCGCTTCGATGTCCTCGAGGATGTCCCGGCACGCGTGGCAGCTGTAGCAGTCTTCGGTGTTCCGGTTTCGCTTCTTCTTTTCGGTGGGCAGCTTGTAGGTCATCCCGCACAGCGTCTGCACGATCTCGCCGGGGTAGTAGATCCCCGGCCGCCGCGGCCAGTGCCGGACCCCGCCGACGATGGGGAGCCGCGTCCCGTTGCCCATGTCCTCGCCCTTGTCGATGCCCTTGTCGATCTCTGGATGGTCGATGTGCCCGTCACCGCTGCGACCCCACGCCATCGGTGTCGCCTCCGCTCACTTACCGGCTGTGTCTGTGTGGCTACGACCATAAAACGTATCGATACACTTTGCAAGTTCGAGATGAACATGCTCGTCAGGCGCGGTACGATCGGTCCATGCCTCAGACACTCCGGTTGCGCAAGCTCGGCAAGGAGCTGAACGCGCTCCGCACCGCCGCGAAGATCTCCGACCAGCGGGCCGCGGACGAACTCGGCTGCTCGGCGGCGAAGATCCGGCACATCGAGTCCGGCCGGAACGCGGCGCGGAAGGCCGAGTTGAAGGTGCTCCTCGACCTCTACGGCGCCGAGCCCGAGGTCTACGAACCGCTCGAAGAGCTGCGGCGCGAAGGCGCGCAACGCGGCTGGTGGGCGACTTACGGCTTACCGGTGTGGCTCCAGGCGTACGTCGGCATGGAGAACGAGGCGACCGAGATCCGCGTCTTCGAACTGGAATCGGTCACCGCGCTACTCCAAACCAGGGAGTACGCCCGTGCGATCCACGAGCAACTTGAAACCGAAGCGGTCAACAAGATGGTCGATGCGCGCATCCGGCGGCAGAGCATCCTGACCAAGGCGGCTCCCGTGAAACTCCGCGTGACCATGTCGGAGTCGGCGATACGCCGTGCCGCGGTGATCCCGGACGGCGGGGCGGAACAGCTCCGGCACTTGATCACGATGTCGCGGAAACCCAATGTCGATCTTCGCATCCTGCCGTTCTCTGCCGGGTTGCATCCCAGCATGAGCGGGTCGTTCCACTTGCTGCGCTTCGATCCGGAAGTCTCGCCACCCGCGGCCTACCAGGAGTACGCCGTGGGTGGTCATCTCGTGGATGAAGACAGTGTCGTAGCTACACTCGATGGTGTATTCGAGACGGCCACCGCGAGCGCGCTCGGTGCGCGAGACAGCGTCCGTTTGATCGAGCGCATCGCGCGCGAGGCGGAGACGGGACGAGGGAATGAACGAAGCAAGGTGGCGAAAGAGTAGCTACAGCGGCCCGCAGAACAACTGCGTGGAGGTGGCCACGGCCCGCACGGCCGTCGGCGTGCGCGACACGAAGGACCGCGCGGGCGGGCGGCTTGACGTCGAGCCGGAGGCTTGGTCCGCCTTCGTGGACGCACTGGCCAACTAGCCTGCCGGGAGGGAAGGGCCCTGAACCGTCACGGTTCCGGGCCCTTCCCGCTTTTCCGGCGGTGCTACGCGTGGTGATCGTAGGCGCGCAGGAATGCCTTGACCCCATCGCCGACCGCGGCGTCGAACTGTTTGGCGGACGGCTTCCGCGCGTCCGCCGCGCGGAACTGCACCTCGTACGTGCTCAAGGCCATGAAGTGGTGGGCGGCGCGCACCGGATCGTCGATGCGGAGCGCGGTCAGCTTCTCCAGGCGCCGCGCGAGCAATGCGACGACACGCCCCGGCCCGCGCTCGCGCCAGCTCGACACGAGTTCCGGGTGACGGGTGGCTTCGGTGCTCATCAGCTGGCGCAGCGCCGTCACTTCGGGATCGAGGTGGCAACCGGCCAGCTTTCGCCCGAAGACGACCAGATCGTGCTCGAAATCGCCGGGGTCGTCGGGGAATTCGTCGAGTGCGGCCAGCATGTCCGCGTTGACCCGGTCGAACGCTTCCTCGAACGCGGCGAGGAACAGCGCCTCCTTGTCCGCGAGGTGGTTGTAGACGGTGCGCTTGGCCACGTCGGCCAGCGCCGCGATCTCGTCGACGCTGGCGCGTTCGTACCCCTCGCGCAGGAACACCTCCGCGGCCGCGCGCAGGATCGCCGCTCGCTTCCGTGGTCGCCCAGGCACGGTTCCCCTCTCTCGCCGATCGCTTGTCAAAGTATACCGCAGAGGTTAATTTGCACTCATGAGTGCAAATACGTCGGAGCGGGTGGACCTGCCCCTCCTCAGGCTCGGCGCGGTTCTCGTGCTGGGCGCGTTCATGGCGTTGCTGGACGCGACGATCGTCAACGTCGGCCTCGACTCGCTGGCCACCGAGTTCCGGGTGCCGCTCGGCACGGCCCAGTGGGCGATCACCGGGTACCTGCTCGCCGTGTCGGTGGCGATCCCGGTCAGCGGGTGGGCCGTGGACCGGTTCGGCGGGCGCGTGGTGTGGCTCGTCGCGGCCGGGCTGTTCACCATCGGCTCGCTGGCCGCGGGCTGTTCGTGGTCGACCGGAAGCCTGGTCGGATTCCGGGTGCTGCAAGGGTTCGGGGGCGGCATGCTGGAGCCGGTGACCCAAGTGGTCGTCGCCGCGGCGGCCGGACCGCGCCGGGTGGGGCGCATGATGGGTTTGATCTCGGTGCCGCTGATGCTCGCGCCCGCGGCGGGGCCGGTGCTCGGCGGGCTTCTCCTCGACCAGCTCGGCTGGCGCTGGCTGTTCCTGGTCAACGTCCCGGTCGGCGTCGTCGCGATGCTGCTCGCTCTCCGGTACGTGCCGCGCGACTCGCCGCGCGGCGCCACGGCACGGCTCGACCTGGCCGGTCTGGTGCTGCTCGCATCCGGTTTCGCCGCACTCGTCATCGCGCTGGCCCAACGGGAACCGGTGGCACTGGTGGTGGGGATCGCGTTGCTCGCGGCCTACGTCGCCCACGCCCTGTTGGCCCGGACCGCGCCCTTGCTCGATCCGCGCATGTTCGCGTCACGCGGTTTCGCCGCGACCGCCGTGGCGATGCTGCTCGTCGGCGTGGTCGTGTTCGGCACGATGTTCCTGTTGCCGCTCTACGCGCAGACCGTACGCGGTCACGACGCCATGGTCGCGGGGCTTCTCCTCGCACCACAGGGAATCGGGGGCATGCTGGGCATGCCGCTCGCGGGGCGGCTCGCCGACCGCATCCCGCCACGCCGCCTGGTCCCGCTCGCGCTCGCGTTGCTGGCGCTGACCACGGTGCCGTACATGGTGCTCGACGAGGGGACCAGCGAGGTCTGGCTCGCCTGCGTCCTGTTCGTCCGAGGGGTCGCACTGACCGCGGTCGTCGCGCCGCTGCTCGCCTCGATCTACCGCACGGTCACCCCCGACCAAGCGCCACGCGCGACCGCCGCGATCTACATCCTCAACCAGATCGGTGGTTCGCTCGGCACCGCACTGCTGGCCACGGTCGTTGTCGCGAGCGGGTTCGGCGACGCGTTCACCTGGCTGCTGGGGTTCACCGCCGCCGCCTTCGTCGCGTCACTGCTGCTCCCCGGGAAGATGGCGGGCGAGGTGCGAGCGTGAAAGGGTCCCGGAGCCGAACTGGCGCCGGGACCCTTTCGCTTCTCTCACATCGAATCCAGTGCCCCGAGAGTCACTTTCGGGGCACTAGGCTCAACATTGCTGCTTGTAGAAGAACTGCTGGTTCGCATCCATGTCGGCCTTCGTGATCGAGTGCAGCCCGGCGGTGATGTTCCGCGTGGTCGGCTTGCCGGTGATCGCGGCGACGGCCTGCTGCACGCCCTGCTGGCCGATCGACGCCGGGTCCTGCGCGATCAGGCCCTGGTACTCGCCCTTGCGCAGGCCCTCGACCTCCGACGGCGAGGCGTCGAAGCCGATCAGGTTGACCTGCCCGACCTTGCCCGCGTTGCGCAGGCCGGTCGCGGCGCCCTCACCGGTGTTGAGGTTGGTCGCGAAGATCCCGATCAGGTCCGGAGTGGACGCCAGCGCGGCGGTCACCTTCGACGCGGCCTGGTCCGGCTCGTTCTGGGTGAACTGCGCGCCGACCGACTTCAGGTTCGGGTGGTTCTTCAGCTCGTCCGCGAAACCCTGCGCGCGGGCGTTCGTGGTCGACGTGCCCGCGATGGTGTCGAGCACCAGCACCGAGCCCTTCTTGTCGCCGACCAGCTTCGCCAGCGTCTGGGCCGCGAGCTTGCCGCCCTCGGCGTTGTTCGACGAGATCGACGAGACCGCGACGCCGGTGTCCTTCAGCGACGTGTCCACCTCGACGATCTTGGTGCCGCGGTTCTTCACCTGCTCGATCGGCGCCTGCATCGCGGTGTCGTCGGTCGGCGCGATCAGCAGCCCGGCAGGCGGCGCGGAGCCGAGCGCGTTGACCTTTTCGGTCTGCATGGCCGCGTCGAACTTCTGCGGCGCCTGCGTGTCCAATGTGTACCCGAGCTTCTGCGCCTCGGCCTGCGCGCCGCACTGCATCGAGATGTAGAACGGCTCCGCCTGCACACCGGGGATCAGGGTGAGCTTCTTGTTGTCCGGAGTGGACGCGGCGCCGCCGTCACCGGAACCGCCGACCTGGCCACCACCGCACGCGGCGACGAGCGCGGCGACCGCGAACGCGGAGCCCGCGGCGAACAAGGACTTGCTCAACTTCATCTCTGCACCTCTTCGTGCTAGTTATCGTGAATTGCGCTGACGGCGGCGGCGCTGGTCGAACCAGACCGCGGCGATGAGGACCGCGCCGACCGCGATCATCTGCCAGAAGTCCTGCACCTGCGTGATGTTGAAGCCCTTCTTCAACACCGCCGGGATGAACACGCCGATCACCGTGCCCAGCACGGATCCGACGCCACCGAACAGGCTCGTCCCGCCCATCACCGTGGCGGCGATGGCGTTCAGGTTGTCGGTGGTGTGCGCCGAAATCGTAGTCGACGCGTAGTAGGCCAGCGACATGAAACCGGCGACGCCGGCCAGGAACCCGGTCAGCAGGTACACCTTGAGCAGGTGCGAGGTGACCCCGATCCCGGAGCGCCGCGCGGCTTCGGCGTTGGAGCCGACGGCGTAGGTGTAGCGGCCGAACTTGGTGGTGTGCAGCAGCCACGCGCCGATCAGCGTGATCACCACGGCCACCAGCACCAGGTTCGGCACCCCGCCGAGCGAAGTCCCGTAGCCCAGCGACTTGTTCAGCGCGGTCGGCACGCTGCGCACGTCCGAGCCGTTGTTCAGCAGGTACGCGGCACCGAGCGCGGCACCCATGGTGCCGAGCGTGACGATCAGCGGCGGGATCTTCGCCACCGCGATCAGGAACCCGTTGAGCAGGCCCCACAACGTGCCCGCGACCACGGCGGCGATCAGCCCGACCGTGATCACGCCCCAGCCCGCGCCGGTCGCCTGGCCGTTCGGGCTCAGCGCTTCCATCGTCTTGCCAGCCACCATGCCCGCGAAGATCAGCACCGAGCCGACCGACAGGTCGATCCCGGAGGTGATGATCACGAACGTCATGCCCACCGAGAGCACCAGCAGCACCGAGGTCTCGATGAGCAGGGTCTGGAAGGTGAACAGGGTCGCGAACTCGGCCGGCCGCAGCGCGGTGAACACGATGACCAGCGCGAGCAGCACCAGCGCGATCCAGAACGTGTTCGCCGAGACCAGCCTCGCGCCGAGCGGCCGCTTTTCGAATCCCCCCGTACCGTCTACTTCGGACTGTACGGAGCCGGACGGCTTGGTCGCCATCGTCACGCCGCCTCCTCTTGCGTCAATGCGCCCGTCATCGCGGCCACCAGGTCTTCGAGCGTGGCGTCCTTGGCTTCGAACCGCGCGACGCGCTTGCCGAGGCGCAGCACCTCGACGCGGTCGGCGACCGAAAGCACCTCGGGCATGCTGTGGCTGATGAGCACCACGGCGATGCCCTCGTCGCGGACCTTCTTGATCACGTCGAGCACGCGCTCGGTCTGCACGACGCCGAGCGCGGCGGTGGGCTCGTCCATGAACACCACCTTGCTGGCCCAGGTCACCGACCTGACCACGGCCACGCTCTGGCGCTGCCCGCCGGACAGCGAGCCGATCGGCACCTCGGTGCTCTGCAGCGTCACGCCGAGCCGCTTGAAGTGCTCGACGGCCTGCCGTCGCATCTCCGCCTTGTCGATCATGCCGAGCTTGCCGAGGATGCCCTTGCGGTGGATTTCCCTGCCGAGGAACAGGTTCGCGGCCGGGTCCAGTTCGGGTGCCACCGCGAGGTCCTGGTACACGGTCTCGATACCGAGTTCGCGCGCGACGGTCGGGGATTCGAGCGTGACCTTTTCCCCGTCCAGCACGATGTCGCCCGAGGTCGGCTGCTCCGCACCGGACAGGCATTTGACCAAAGTGGACTTCCCGGCACCGTTGTCGCCGATCAGCGCGGTCACTTCACCGGCGCGGGCCTGGAAGGACGCGCCGCGCAGCGCCTCGACCGAGCCGTAGCGCTTGGTCAGGTTCCGCGCGTCGAGCAGGATCGTCATCACGAGCTCCTTTCGGGAGCGGGCGGGCGGCAGCGGATCACCGTCAGATCGCCGGAAAGCTCGGCCTGCCCCGCCGCGTGCGGCACCACGAAGGTGTCGCCCTTGGACAGTGCGGTTTCGCCGCCGTGCTCGGTGCGGAGCGTGCCGCTGCCTTCGAGCACGACGAGCACCGCGAACGACGGGTCGAGCGCGAGCGGGCCGTCCGGGCGGAGCTGGTCGGCGCGGAAGAACTCCTCCGAGCCAGCCGCGAGCAAGTCCACAGTGGACGAAGAGTCGCCAGCGGTGCGCTTCACGATCCCGCCGAGGCGGTCTTCGTCCCAGCCGGACGTGTCGAGCGCGCGAAGAGCGGTGTCGAAGCCGAGCCCGAGGTGCCCCTTTTCGGGGCTGTCGAGGAAGTTCCGCCACTCGATGGTCAGCGAGAAGTCCGTCGGCTGCTGCAGCTCGACGACGAACACGCCTTCGCCGATCGCGTGCGGCAGGCCGGACGGGATGTACACGGTGTCACCCGGCGACACCGCGACGCTGTTCAGCGCACCGAGCATGGCGCCGGTGTCCTGGTCGCGAACCCAGTCCTGCACGGTCTTTTCGGCCACCGTCTCGCGGAAGCCCGGGTACACCCTCGGGTCGTCGCCGTAGGTGCCGATCACGATCCACGCCTCGGACTTGCCGAAGTGCGAGTCGAAGTGCTCGCGCGCGAACGAGTTCGACGGGTGGAAGTGCACCGGCAGGCGCTGGCCCGCGTCCAGCAGCTTCACCAGCAGCCCGGTGGAGTCGGCGAACGCGGCGACGTGCTTGGCGCCGAGCCAGGACTCCGGCGCGGCGCGGACGGCGTCGCGCAGCCATTCGCCCGACGGCAGGCGCGTGAGCCCGTTGGTGTCCTGGCCGAACAGCGTGGTGGTGGAGCCGACCCAGTCCTCCGGGCCGAACTTCTTCTCCGATGAGGACGCTCCGCGCAGTGCCGCGATGGCGTCGCCGCCGCGGTAGAACTGCGGCGGCTGGTTGGCGGGAAGCCGGACCGGTTCACGAGGCCCCGTCACGGAGCCACCTCCCCGGAACCGCGGGCTACGAGATGCACGGGCAGAACAACCTTTCTCGGTGCGGACTGATCTCCTTGGATGCGGGCGAACAGCAGCTCGGCGGCCGCTTCGCCGAGCGCGCCCACGTCGTGGGCGATGACGCTGACCGGGGGATCGAGCAGATCGGCCAGCTCGAAGTCGTCGAAGCTGATCATCGCGGGGCGGCGCTCGGCGTGCGCGAGCGCGCGCAGCAGGTGGACCGCGACCCGGTTGTTCCCCGCGACCACGGCGGTCGCCGGATCGGGCCCGGCGAGCAGGGTCTTCACCGCGTCGGCGACGCTGTCCGGCGTCGGCGTGCGCATCACGACGAGCCGTTCGTCGTAGCCGATCCCGGCGCGGGCGCAGCCCTCGCGGAAGCCGCGCAGGCGCTCGGCGGCGGTGTAGATGTCCGGGCTGTCCGCGAGGAAGGCGACGCGGCGATGACCTCGCGAGACGAGGTGCGTGACCGCCTGCACGGTGCCGCCGATGTTGTCGACCAGCACGGTGTCGGCCACGATGTCGCCAGCAGGGCGGTCGATGAACACCACCGGCGTACCCGCGCGCATCTCGGGCACCAGGTACCCGTGCTGCATCCCGGCCGGGACCACCAGGATGCCGTCGACCCGGCGCGCGCAGAACTCGAGCGCCAGCTCGCGTTCCCGCTCGCGCGTCTCGTCGGACGAACCGGTGAGCACCTGGCGGCCGTAGGAGGTCGCGATCTTCTCCACCGCGCGCGTGAGCTCCGAATAGAACGGGTTGCCGACGTCCTCCACGATCAGGCCGATCGTGCCGGTGGTCGAGCCGCGGCGCAGGTTGCGGGCACCGAGGTTGCGCCGGAACCCGAGCTGCTCGATCGCCGCGATCACGCGCTCGGCGGTGTCCGGGTGCACGGCGGGCTCGTCGTTCACCACGCGCGACACCGTCTTGATGCTGACGCCGGCGAGCCGCGCCACGTCACTCATCGTGGCGCGCCTGCTGGCCGGCTTCCTGCCGTCAGGCGACAACGTTGTCATAGTGCGGCAGATTGA is part of the Amycolatopsis sp. CA-230715 genome and encodes:
- a CDS encoding SigE family RNA polymerase sigma factor, producing the protein MTRGDDKFAEFVHSASPKLLHAAYLLTGDRHRAEDAVQTALTRTYAAWARVRHSDAYAYTRKVLANHVIDQWRRPLREYVTEEPPDLPANGDVSREVTQNVWLMEMLSGLTGRERAVVVLRHYFDLPEAEVARELKVTLGTVKRTNHRALAKLRVLVTPEPVSRKNVGELS
- a CDS encoding DUF397 domain-containing protein; the protein is MEVATARTAVGVRDTKDRAGGRLDVEPEAWSAFVDALAN
- a CDS encoding L,D-transpeptidase, which produces MKKAVSGAMAALAFTTSCAAAPPEVRMPPKVAPAPVAAPITTSAAPITTSAAPVTTSRPAPPPCGRTAAACVSLSQLKAWLVRDGKVARGPVPIKPGSVAEPTPVGVFRVAWKNRHQTSNEFGTPMPNSVFFAAGGIAFHEGSLDTPSHGCVHLSSVDSAAFFDGLGKGDVVEVVP
- a CDS encoding LacI family DNA-binding transcriptional regulator, with amino-acid sequence MSDVARLAGVSIKTVSRVVNDEPAVHPDTAERVIAAIEQLGFRRNLGARNLRRGSTTGTIGLIVEDVGNPFYSELTRAVEKIATSYGRQVLTGSSDETRERERELALEFCARRVDGILVVPAGMQHGYLVPEMRAGTPVVFIDRPAGDIVADTVLVDNIGGTVQAVTHLVSRGHRRVAFLADSPDIYTAAERLRGFREGCARAGIGYDERLVVMRTPTPDSVADAVKTLLAGPDPATAVVAGNNRVAVHLLRALAHAERRPAMISFDDFELADLLDPPVSVIAHDVGALGEAAAELLFARIQGDQSAPRKVVLPVHLVARGSGEVAP
- a CDS encoding class I mannose-6-phosphate isomerase; this encodes MTGPREPVRLPANQPPQFYRGGDAIAALRGASSSEKKFGPEDWVGSTTTLFGQDTNGLTRLPSGEWLRDAVRAAPESWLGAKHVAAFADSTGLLVKLLDAGQRLPVHFHPSNSFAREHFDSHFGKSEAWIVIGTYGDDPRVYPGFRETVAEKTVQDWVRDQDTGAMLGALNSVAVSPGDTVYIPSGLPHAIGEGVFVVELQQPTDFSLTIEWRNFLDSPEKGHLGLGFDTALRALDTSGWDEDRLGGIVKRTAGDSSSTVDLLAAGSEEFFRADQLRPDGPLALDPSFAVLVVLEGSGTLRTEHGGETALSKGDTFVVPHAAGQAELSGDLTVIRCRPPAPERSS
- a CDS encoding ATP-binding cassette domain-containing protein codes for the protein MMTILLDARNLTKRYGSVEALRGASFQARAGEVTALIGDNGAGKSTLVKCLSGAEQPTSGDIVLDGEKVTLESPTVARELGIETVYQDLAVAPELDPAANLFLGREIHRKGILGKLGMIDKAEMRRQAVEHFKRLGVTLQSTEVPIGSLSGGQRQSVAVVRSVTWASKVVFMDEPTAALGVVQTERVLDVIKKVRDEGIAVVLISHSMPEVLSVADRVEVLRLGKRVARFEAKDATLEDLVAAMTGALTQEEAA
- a CDS encoding helix-turn-helix domain-containing protein is translated as MPQTLRLRKLGKELNALRTAAKISDQRAADELGCSAAKIRHIESGRNAARKAELKVLLDLYGAEPEVYEPLEELRREGAQRGWWATYGLPVWLQAYVGMENEATEIRVFELESVTALLQTREYARAIHEQLETEAVNKMVDARIRRQSILTKAAPVKLRVTMSESAIRRAAVIPDGGAEQLRHLITMSRKPNVDLRILPFSAGLHPSMSGSFHLLRFDPEVSPPAAYQEYAVGGHLVDEDSVVATLDGVFETATASALGARDSVRLIERIAREAETGRGNERSKVAKE
- a CDS encoding TetR/AcrR family transcriptional regulator; this encodes MPGRPRKRAAILRAAAEVFLREGYERASVDEIAALADVAKRTVYNHLADKEALFLAAFEEAFDRVNADMLAALDEFPDDPGDFEHDLVVFGRKLAGCHLDPEVTALRQLMSTEATRHPELVSSWRERGPGRVVALLARRLEKLTALRIDDPVRAAHHFMALSTYEVQFRAADARKPSAKQFDAAVGDGVKAFLRAYDHHA
- a CDS encoding DHA2 family efflux MFS transporter permease subunit, which translates into the protein MSANTSERVDLPLLRLGAVLVLGAFMALLDATIVNVGLDSLATEFRVPLGTAQWAITGYLLAVSVAIPVSGWAVDRFGGRVVWLVAAGLFTIGSLAAGCSWSTGSLVGFRVLQGFGGGMLEPVTQVVVAAAAGPRRVGRMMGLISVPLMLAPAAGPVLGGLLLDQLGWRWLFLVNVPVGVVAMLLALRYVPRDSPRGATARLDLAGLVLLASGFAALVIALAQREPVALVVGIALLAAYVAHALLARTAPLLDPRMFASRGFAATAVAMLLVGVVVFGTMFLLPLYAQTVRGHDAMVAGLLLAPQGIGGMLGMPLAGRLADRIPPRRLVPLALALLALTTVPYMVLDEGTSEVWLACVLFVRGVALTAVVAPLLASIYRTVTPDQAPRATAAIYILNQIGGSLGTALLATVVVASGFGDAFTWLLGFTAAAFVASLLLPGKMAGEVRA
- a CDS encoding ABC transporter permease, which codes for MATKPSGSVQSEVDGTGGFEKRPLGARLVSANTFWIALVLLALVIVFTALRPAEFATLFTFQTLLIETSVLLVLSVGMTFVIITSGIDLSVGSVLIFAGMVAGKTMEALSPNGQATGAGWGVITVGLIAAVVAGTLWGLLNGFLIAVAKIPPLIVTLGTMGAALGAAYLLNNGSDVRSVPTALNKSLGYGTSLGGVPNLVLVAVVITLIGAWLLHTTKFGRYTYAVGSNAEAARRSGIGVTSHLLKVYLLTGFLAGVAGFMSLAYYASTTISAHTTDNLNAIAATVMGGTSLFGGVGSVLGTVIGVFIPAVLKKGFNITQVQDFWQMIAVGAVLIAAVWFDQRRRRQRNSR
- a CDS encoding ABC transporter substrate-binding protein, whose protein sequence is MKLSKSLFAAGSAFAVAALVAACGGGQVGGSGDGGAASTPDNKKLTLIPGVQAEPFYISMQCGAQAEAQKLGYTLDTQAPQKFDAAMQTEKVNALGSAPPAGLLIAPTDDTAMQAPIEQVKNRGTKIVEVDTSLKDTGVAVSSISSNNAEGGKLAAQTLAKLVGDKKGSVLVLDTIAGTSTTNARAQGFADELKNHPNLKSVGAQFTQNEPDQAASKVTAALASTPDLIGIFATNLNTGEGAATGLRNAGKVGQVNLIGFDASPSEVEGLRKGEYQGLIAQDPASIGQQGVQQAVAAITGKPTTRNITAGLHSITKADMDANQQFFYKQQC